Genomic window (Xylanimonas protaetiae):
CCTTGATGGCGAGCATGATCACGACCAGTCCCCACGTGGACCAGTACGTCCCGGTGTCGACGACGGTCAGGCCCGTCACGCAGACCGCGGAGACGGCGGTGAACAGCGCGTCGACGAACGGCGCGGCCCGCCCGGACGCGGTGGCCCACGGCGCCGCGAGCAGCACGGTGAAGACGGCGCAGACCCCGAGGAACACCGCGACGGCCAGGCGGGCGGGGGAGCGGCGCGCGACACGGTCGACGAGCTCGCGCAGCCCGAGCAGGCTGCCCTGCGCTGCGGCCATGCGTGCCTCCTCACCTCGTCGTCCGGGACGCTCGGCCAACTCTGGCACAACGTCAGATACCGTGACGGGCATGCCTCTCGCCCGTCTCGTCTGGAGCCCAGCGCTGCTGCGCTACGACTTCGGACCAGGGCACCCGATGTCGCCCGCCCGGCTGGACCTGACGATGCGCCTGGCCGACGAGCTCGGGCTGCTCACGTCCCGCGACCTCGAGGTCGTCTCCGTGCCGCCCGCCCCCGACGTCGTGCTGGAGACCGTGCACGACGCCGACTACGTCGCCGCCGTCCGCGCGGCGGCCGCGGGCACGCCCGCCCCGGAGCGCGGCCTGGGCACGGAGGACGACCCGGTGTTCCCCGGCATGCACGACGCCGCGGCCCGGCTCGTGGCCGGCTCCGTCGACGTCGCCGACGCCGTCTGGGACGGCCGCGTGCTGCACGGCCTCAACATCGCCGGCGGCATGCACCACGCGCACCGGGGCGTCGCCTCGGGCTTCTGCATCTACAACGACGCCGCCGCCGCGATCCGCCGCCTGCTCGACGCCGGGGCGGAGCGCGTCGCCTACGTGGACCTCGACGCGCACCACGGCGACGGCGTCGAGGCCGAGTTCTGGGACGACCCGCGCGTGCTGACGGTCTCGGTCCACCAGGACGGCTCGACGCTCTTCCCGGGCACGGGCCGCGCGTCCGACGTCGGGGGGCCGGGCGCCGAGGGGTTCGCCGCGAACGTCCCGCTGCCCCCGCGCACGACGTCGGCGGGCTGGCTGCGGGCGTTCGACGCCGTCGTGCCCGCGCTGCTGCGCGAGTTCCGGCCGCAGGTGATCGTGTCCCAGCACGGGGCCGACGCGCACGCGCGCGACCCGCTGAGCGACCTGCGCGTGGGGGTCGACGCGCTGCGGCAGGCCGCCCGCGTGCTGCACGACCTCGCGCACGAGCTGGCCGACGGCCGGTGGGTGGCGCTCGGCGGGGGCGGGTACGCCGTGGTCGACGTCGTGCCGCTCGTGTGGTCGTCGCTGCTCGCGGAGGCGCTGCACGCGCCGCTGGACCTCGC
Coding sequences:
- a CDS encoding acetoin utilization protein AcuC; its protein translation is MPLARLVWSPALLRYDFGPGHPMSPARLDLTMRLADELGLLTSRDLEVVSVPPAPDVVLETVHDADYVAAVRAAAAGTPAPERGLGTEDDPVFPGMHDAAARLVAGSVDVADAVWDGRVLHGLNIAGGMHHAHRGVASGFCIYNDAAAAIRRLLDAGAERVAYVDLDAHHGDGVEAEFWDDPRVLTVSVHQDGSTLFPGTGRASDVGGPGAEGFAANVPLPPRTTSAGWLRAFDAVVPALLREFRPQVIVSQHGADAHARDPLSDLRVGVDALRQAARVLHDLAHELADGRWVALGGGGYAVVDVVPLVWSSLLAEALHAPLDLAQPLPPAWREHVAQVSGLSAARYLGIETADWRRWATGYDPADDVDRAVLAARKAVFPLWGLDPYHD